One Candidatus Thioglobus sp. DNA segment encodes these proteins:
- the gcvP gene encoding aminomethyl-transferring glycine dehydrogenase — MSNEFLDRHIGPSAQDVTSMLNSINCKSVDEVISKTVPESILFGNRMNVDEGLTERDSLELATKLAGENVIATNFIGQGYYGTLMPTVIQRNILENPGWYTAYTPYQAEISQGRLEMLLNFQQMIIDLTGMDISNASLLDEPTACAEAMMMAKRANRKNKSNRFLIDSNTNIQTITILQTRAKPLGIELVVDDIQNNDCNDYFAALMQSPGTNGEVRDLSNDIAKAKANGVLTIIACDVLALALIKTPADMGADIAVGNSQRFGVPMGFGGPHAAFLATRDEFKRMVPGRLIGVSQDVLGNPAMRMSLQTREQHIRRDKATSNICTAQVLLAVLAAAYGVYHGAKGLKKISTKVHAKASSLAASLSLAGFELAADQFFDTITLVTDQAKVLFDSAQKAGINLRLLCDNQLSISVDETTTEAELLALLAVFSIDKLAESEGALSENMLRTSKYLTHPVFSDYHCETEMMRYLKRLENKDIALNHSMIALGSCTMKLNAATQMYPISLPGFSKLHPYAPVDQTKGYQQLFKDLEHDLCEVTGYDAVSLQPNAGSQGEFAGLLAIHAYHQSRGDHDRNICLIPSSAHGTNPASAIMAGMKVVIVKCDESGNVNIDDLNVKVEKHADKLAAIMVTYPSTHGVFEVEIKKICEIIHAAGGQVYLDGANLNAMVGVTRMGEFGADVSHLNLHKTFAIPHGGGGPGMGPIGVKAHLAEFLPGDPLVSNSNAVSSAMYGSASILPISWSYIKLLGKYGMQRSTEIAIVSANYIAHELAQSYPILYRGDQGMVAHECIIDIRPLKEKSGISEEDIAKRLMDYGFHSPTMSFPVAGTLMIEPTESESKREIDRFITAMISIHDEIQKVIDGRWDKDNNPLKNAPHTAHEMTSEWTYPYTRQEALYPVESLVANKYFPPVKRIDNVYGDRNLFCSCVTTEDFA, encoded by the coding sequence ATGAGTAATGAATTTCTAGACAGACATATTGGCCCAAGCGCCCAAGACGTCACTTCTATGCTAAATAGTATTAACTGCAAATCGGTGGATGAGGTTATTTCTAAAACGGTTCCAGAATCTATTTTATTTGGTAATCGCATGAATGTAGATGAAGGTCTAACCGAGCGTGATAGCTTAGAGTTGGCAACAAAACTTGCTGGTGAGAATGTCATAGCGACAAACTTTATTGGTCAAGGCTATTACGGCACATTAATGCCAACCGTTATTCAGCGTAATATTTTAGAAAATCCAGGTTGGTATACAGCTTACACACCTTATCAGGCTGAAATTTCACAAGGTCGATTAGAGATGTTGCTTAACTTTCAGCAAATGATTATCGATTTAACAGGAATGGACATTTCTAACGCTTCATTATTAGATGAGCCAACAGCTTGTGCAGAAGCAATGATGATGGCAAAGCGTGCTAATCGCAAAAATAAATCCAACCGATTTTTGATTGACAGCAACACCAATATACAAACAATTACCATTTTACAAACTCGCGCCAAACCATTAGGAATTGAGCTAGTTGTGGATGATATCCAAAATAATGATTGTAATGATTACTTTGCTGCACTTATGCAGTCCCCAGGCACGAATGGTGAAGTGCGTGATTTAAGCAATGATATTGCCAAGGCAAAAGCTAATGGTGTGTTAACGATTATTGCTTGTGATGTATTAGCACTCGCTTTGATCAAAACTCCAGCCGACATGGGTGCTGATATCGCTGTTGGTAATTCTCAGCGCTTTGGCGTACCGATGGGATTTGGTGGACCGCATGCTGCTTTTCTAGCAACGCGTGATGAGTTTAAACGTATGGTGCCTGGAAGGCTTATTGGTGTTTCACAAGATGTTTTGGGAAATCCAGCAATGCGTATGTCTTTACAAACTCGTGAGCAACATATTCGTCGTGACAAAGCCACCAGTAATATTTGTACTGCACAAGTTTTATTGGCAGTGCTTGCTGCGGCTTATGGTGTTTATCATGGCGCTAAAGGGCTAAAGAAAATTTCTACCAAGGTGCATGCTAAGGCTAGTAGTCTTGCAGCGAGCTTAAGCTTAGCAGGGTTCGAGCTAGCAGCTGATCAATTTTTTGATACCATTACATTAGTTACTGATCAAGCAAAAGTATTATTTGATAGTGCGCAAAAAGCAGGTATTAATCTTCGCTTGCTTTGTGATAATCAGTTGAGTATTTCAGTAGATGAAACTACTACTGAGGCAGAATTACTTGCACTTTTGGCTGTTTTTTCAATAGATAAATTAGCAGAATCAGAGGGCGCTTTGTCTGAAAATATGCTGCGTACCTCTAAGTATTTAACTCACCCGGTGTTTAGCGATTACCATTGTGAAACTGAAATGATGCGTTACTTGAAGCGTTTAGAGAATAAAGATATCGCCCTTAATCACTCAATGATTGCATTAGGCTCTTGCACAATGAAGCTTAATGCTGCGACGCAAATGTATCCAATTAGCTTGCCAGGGTTTTCAAAACTACACCCTTATGCGCCAGTTGACCAAACCAAAGGCTATCAGCAGTTGTTTAAAGATTTGGAGCATGATTTATGTGAAGTGACGGGTTATGATGCTGTGTCATTACAGCCTAATGCAGGCTCTCAAGGAGAGTTTGCAGGTCTTTTAGCTATTCATGCATATCATCAGTCTCGTGGTGATCATGATCGTAACATCTGTTTAATTCCTTCATCAGCACACGGTACAAATCCTGCGAGCGCTATTATGGCTGGCATGAAGGTGGTGATTGTTAAATGTGACGAGTCGGGCAACGTTAATATTGATGATTTAAATGTTAAAGTTGAAAAGCACGCTGATAAGCTTGCAGCCATTATGGTTACGTACCCATCAACACATGGTGTTTTTGAAGTAGAAATAAAGAAAATTTGTGAAATTATTCATGCCGCTGGCGGTCAGGTTTACCTAGACGGTGCTAATTTAAATGCCATGGTTGGGGTTACCCGTATGGGTGAGTTTGGTGCAGATGTATCGCACCTTAACCTGCATAAAACGTTTGCCATTCCTCATGGCGGTGGTGGTCCAGGTATGGGTCCAATCGGTGTTAAGGCTCACTTAGCTGAGTTCTTACCAGGTGACCCATTAGTGTCTAACTCTAATGCTGTTTCTTCAGCGATGTATGGCTCTGCTTCTATTTTGCCAATCTCGTGGTCGTATATTAAACTACTGGGTAAATACGGCATGCAACGTTCAACTGAAATTGCTATTGTCAGCGCTAATTACATTGCGCATGAGTTAGCTCAGAGTTATCCAATTTTGTATCGTGGCGATCAAGGCATGGTTGCACATGAATGTATTATTGACATTCGACCTCTTAAAGAGAAAAGTGGGATTTCTGAAGAAGATATCGCTAAACGCTTAATGGATTATGGTTTTCATTCGCCAACTATGTCATTTCCAGTAGCGGGCACACTAATGATCGAACCTACTGAAAGTGAATCAAAGCGTGAGATAGATCGCTTTATTACGGCAATGATTAGCATTCATGATGAAATTCAAAAGGTAATTGACGGTCGTTGGGATAAAGATAATAACCCACTTAAGAATGCACCGCATACAGCACACGAAATGACCAGTGAATGGACTTATCCATATACGCGACAAGAGGCTTTATATCCTGTTGAGTCTTTAGTGGCTAACAAGTACTTCCCTCCCGTAAAGCGTATCGATAACGTCTATGGTGATCGAAACCTTTTCTGTTCTTGTGTAACTACAGAAGACTTTGCATAA
- a CDS encoding histidine triad nucleotide-binding protein, which yields MSDCLFCKIIKGEIPANKIFEDEDVFAFHDISAQAPHHFLVIPKEHISTINDAKDPALIGKLTLTASKIAKDLGFADDGYRVVMNCNEDGGQTVYHIHLHCLGGRALTWPPG from the coding sequence ATGTCAGATTGTTTATTTTGTAAGATCATCAAGGGAGAGATTCCTGCTAATAAGATTTTTGAAGATGAAGATGTGTTTGCTTTTCATGATATTAGTGCTCAAGCGCCACATCATTTTTTAGTGATTCCAAAAGAGCATATTTCAACCATTAATGATGCTAAAGATCCAGCATTAATCGGCAAGCTGACTTTAACAGCTAGCAAAATTGCCAAAGATTTAGGTTTTGCAGACGATGGCTATCGTGTGGTAATGAACTGCAATGAAGATGGCGGACAAACCGTATATCATATTCATCTTCATTGTTTAGGCGGTCGCGCATTAACTTGGCCTCCAGGCTAG
- a CDS encoding FAD-dependent oxidoreductase, which translates to MKKITIIGSGFAGLTAVRTIRKKDKTAEITLISPKAELVYMPSLIWVPSGAASKKDIVFPLTNFFKRMNVVHIVSEVTGLEDQGRSVVTPIGTYENDALIIASGGRFIKKLPGIKHAITPCEGLSSAEQIRDRVRAMDGGNIAIGFSGNPKEPSAMRGGPMFEFLFGLDTQLRAEGRRDKFKLTFFTPAEKPGARLGKKAVAGLLSEMKKRNIETHLGHKMKEFTAEKVVTEGGEFAAELILFMPGMTGNTWFDNTNLTRSTGGLLKANQFCEVEDFDCVFVAGDSGSFPGPEWMPKQAHMADLQAAAAAKNALDNLDGENSSHTFKIELMCIVDSNNKGMYISRNLKGGLMLPNLRLMHVAKKVFGWWYLRQYR; encoded by the coding sequence ATGAAAAAAATTACAATTATTGGTTCTGGATTTGCAGGCTTAACTGCTGTTCGAACTATTCGAAAAAAAGATAAAACAGCTGAAATTACGCTAATTTCTCCTAAGGCAGAATTGGTTTATATGCCTAGTTTGATCTGGGTGCCATCAGGCGCTGCTAGCAAAAAGGATATTGTTTTTCCACTCACTAACTTCTTTAAGCGCATGAATGTTGTGCATATTGTTAGTGAAGTGACTGGATTAGAAGACCAAGGTAGATCGGTGGTTACCCCAATTGGCACTTATGAAAATGATGCGCTAATAATTGCCTCAGGCGGGCGTTTTATTAAAAAATTGCCAGGTATTAAACATGCCATTACGCCTTGTGAAGGACTAAGCTCAGCTGAACAAATTCGCGATCGAGTCAGAGCGATGGATGGCGGAAATATTGCCATTGGTTTTAGCGGCAACCCTAAAGAACCTAGTGCGATGCGTGGCGGGCCAATGTTTGAATTTTTGTTCGGATTGGATACTCAGCTTCGAGCTGAAGGCAGACGGGATAAATTTAAGCTAACCTTTTTTACCCCAGCAGAAAAGCCAGGGGCACGTTTGGGTAAGAAGGCTGTTGCTGGGCTTTTGTCTGAAATGAAAAAGCGCAATATTGAAACCCATCTTGGACACAAGATGAAAGAGTTTACAGCTGAAAAGGTTGTAACTGAAGGCGGAGAGTTTGCTGCTGAACTTATTTTATTCATGCCTGGCATGACCGGTAATACTTGGTTTGATAACACCAATCTTACGCGAAGCACAGGCGGCCTATTAAAAGCTAATCAATTTTGTGAAGTTGAAGACTTTGATTGTGTTTTTGTTGCAGGTGATTCAGGCTCTTTCCCAGGACCAGAGTGGATGCCAAAACAAGCGCATATGGCTGATTTACAAGCGGCAGCTGCTGCAAAAAATGCACTGGATAATCTTGATGGAGAAAATTCTAGCCATACCTTTAAGATTGAGTTAATGTGTATTGTTGATTCAAATAACAAAGGCATGTACATTTCTAGAAACCTTAAAGGTGGCTTAATGTTGCCAAATTTAAGATTAATGCATGTGGCTAAAAAAGTATTTGGCTGGTGGTATCTAAGGCAGTATCGTTAG
- a CDS encoding malonic semialdehyde reductase gives MLDNDTLDTLFREARSHNGWLDQTVDNEQINQLYELMKYGPTAANNSPARITFVKSDAAKQKLKAHLDEGNVDKAMAAPVIAIISYDVEFYEKLPFLFPHADARSWYAGNDAKIKSAGEMNATLQGAYFMIAARAVGLDCGPMGGFNSDTLDKEFFADGKTKSIFLCAIGHGDNTKIFPRSPRLSFDEACEIV, from the coding sequence ATGCTTGATAACGACACACTAGACACTTTATTTCGTGAAGCCAGAAGCCATAATGGCTGGCTTGACCAAACAGTAGACAATGAGCAGATTAATCAACTCTATGAGTTAATGAAATATGGCCCAACAGCTGCTAACAACTCACCTGCTCGTATTACTTTCGTCAAATCAGACGCCGCCAAACAAAAGCTGAAAGCGCATCTTGATGAAGGCAATGTAGATAAAGCCATGGCCGCACCTGTTATCGCTATTATTAGCTATGATGTTGAATTTTATGAAAAATTACCCTTCTTATTCCCTCATGCTGATGCTCGTAGCTGGTACGCTGGCAATGATGCAAAGATCAAATCAGCGGGTGAAATGAACGCCACCTTGCAAGGTGCATATTTCATGATAGCGGCACGTGCAGTTGGTCTTGATTGTGGCCCAATGGGCGGCTTTAATAGCGATACTCTTGATAAGGAATTTTTTGCAGATGGCAAAACCAAATCAATATTTTTGTGTGCCATCGGACATGGCGATAACACTAAAATCTTCCCAAGAAGCCCACGCTTAAGCTTTGATGAGGCTTGCGAAATCGTTTAG
- a CDS encoding MBL fold metallo-hydrolase, with translation MKKTAIFLLLMANIAIAQASLEVHKVANNVYALVGETTQRSPTNFGNNSTHGVIITNDGVILIDSGASYLGAKQIHKAIQKLTEQPVKVVINTGGQDHRWLGNDYFQKLGARVIASTKAQADQKARADYHLTRLDGLIGESLKGTNPVVASEVFDSKKTLKLGGIKLELYYFGSAHTAGDIFIYMPSEQIMFTGDIVFNDRMLGVGPARNAQSWVDVFDKMANFKPKYIVPGHGHVSDLPTAIKNTQSYLKFLIYEVTKILDTDGNMLQASKIDQSDFHFLSGHESIAGKNSQWVFEQMEFDY, from the coding sequence ATGAAAAAAACAGCAATATTTTTATTATTAATGGCAAACATAGCTATAGCTCAGGCTTCATTAGAAGTACACAAAGTAGCTAACAATGTTTATGCGCTAGTCGGTGAAACCACTCAAAGATCTCCTACTAATTTTGGCAATAACTCAACACATGGCGTTATCATCACCAACGATGGTGTTATCTTAATTGACTCAGGTGCAAGTTATCTAGGCGCTAAGCAAATCCATAAAGCCATTCAAAAGCTTACAGAGCAACCAGTAAAAGTAGTCATCAACACCGGCGGGCAAGATCATCGCTGGTTGGGCAATGATTATTTCCAAAAATTAGGCGCTAGAGTTATCGCTTCCACTAAAGCCCAAGCTGATCAAAAAGCCAGAGCTGACTACCACCTAACCAGACTAGATGGACTTATTGGTGAAAGCTTAAAAGGCACAAACCCTGTTGTTGCATCAGAAGTATTCGACAGCAAAAAAACACTAAAACTCGGCGGCATTAAGTTAGAGCTTTATTATTTTGGCTCAGCACATACAGCAGGCGACATCTTTATTTATATGCCAAGTGAGCAAATCATGTTCACTGGCGACATTGTTTTTAACGACAGAATGCTAGGCGTTGGTCCAGCTAGAAATGCACAAAGCTGGGTTGATGTGTTTGATAAAATGGCCAACTTCAAGCCAAAGTATATTGTTCCAGGCCATGGTCATGTATCTGACCTGCCAACTGCTATCAAAAACACACAAAGCTATCTAAAGTTTTTAATATACGAAGTCACCAAAATTCTAGATACCGATGGCAACATGTTGCAAGCAAGTAAAATAGACCAATCAGACTTTCACTTTTTAAGCGGTCATGAATCGATTGCTGGCAAAAATTCACAATGGGTATTTGAACAAATGGAATTTGATTATTAA
- a CDS encoding DUF4395 domain-containing protein, which produces MIKFGEKVSGYDVLVFNEREVRAAAGIVFLFAFMAFMNGFLTGNNEPTKLMVSAFLFDFFIRIALNPKYAPSMVVGRWIVNNQKPEYTDAKPKRWAWGFGFVLAAILFYLIVLNDVRGPINILTCFLCLSLLFFESVFGICVGCKIYNLFHQDKVKHCPGEVCDLTRARAPIQYLDITQKAIFTVSILIFLYLAFGGVINFLIFGE; this is translated from the coding sequence ATGATCAAATTTGGTGAAAAAGTTAGCGGCTATGATGTCCTCGTTTTTAACGAACGAGAAGTTAGAGCGGCCGCAGGTATTGTCTTTTTGTTTGCCTTTATGGCATTCATGAACGGCTTTTTAACCGGCAACAACGAACCAACTAAGCTTATGGTATCGGCTTTTTTGTTTGATTTTTTTATTCGAATTGCCTTAAATCCAAAGTACGCACCATCCATGGTTGTGGGGCGCTGGATCGTTAACAACCAAAAGCCAGAATACACCGATGCCAAGCCCAAAAGATGGGCCTGGGGTTTTGGCTTTGTTTTGGCGGCCATATTGTTTTATTTAATTGTGCTTAATGATGTTCGTGGCCCGATTAATATCTTGACTTGTTTCCTATGCTTGAGCTTGTTGTTTTTTGAATCGGTATTTGGTATTTGTGTCGGTTGCAAAATTTATAATCTATTTCATCAAGACAAAGTCAAACATTGCCCTGGAGAAGTTTGTGATTTAACAAGAGCTCGAGCGCCAATTCAGTATCTGGATATTACACAAAAAGCCATATTTACAGTATCAATTCTTATTTTTTTATATTTAGCATTTGGCGGCGTTATCAATTTTTTAATTTTTGGAGAGTAG
- a CDS encoding NAD(P)/FAD-dependent oxidoreductase produces MKQYDVIIVGAGAAGLMCAAQALKRNKSVLILDKANKAGKKILISGGGRCNFTNLNIEPQAFISNNAHFCKSALSRYTQWDFIALLESFQLTWTEKTLGQLFCDQKSSAVLRGLLSECEGADIELNVETSDIKSEQGYMLTTNNGDYQTQSLVIATGGPSIPKMGATDFGLQTAKQFGLKSVGFKPALVPLTFHQHDINTYFKDLSGLSLDAVISCNNASFREALLITHRGLSGPAILQISSYWHKGDYIEINLLPDLDASEFLLDMQQKRGKAELKTILGEFFPKRLAERFANTLSAKKIADTTLGEIKQHDLKAFGYCLNNWMLSPSGTEGMRTAEVCTGGVETNELSSKTMESNKHPGLYFIGETVDVTGWLGGYNFQWAWSSGWAAGQVV; encoded by the coding sequence TTGAAACAATATGATGTGATTATTGTTGGTGCAGGCGCTGCAGGTTTGATGTGCGCCGCACAAGCTTTAAAGCGCAATAAAAGTGTGCTAATCCTAGACAAAGCCAACAAAGCCGGCAAAAAAATTCTCATTTCTGGAGGTGGTCGTTGTAATTTTACAAACTTAAATATCGAGCCTCAGGCCTTCATTTCAAACAACGCTCATTTTTGTAAATCAGCACTATCACGCTACACGCAGTGGGATTTTATTGCCCTATTAGAATCGTTCCAGCTCACTTGGACTGAAAAAACCTTAGGACAACTATTTTGTGATCAAAAATCAAGTGCCGTCCTAAGAGGATTATTATCAGAGTGCGAAGGGGCAGATATTGAGCTTAATGTCGAAACCAGCGACATTAAATCTGAGCAGGGCTATATGCTCACGACCAATAATGGCGATTACCAAACTCAATCATTAGTCATAGCAACAGGTGGGCCAAGTATTCCTAAAATGGGCGCCACTGATTTTGGCCTGCAAACAGCCAAACAGTTTGGCCTTAAATCAGTCGGATTTAAGCCTGCCTTGGTGCCACTTACTTTTCATCAGCACGATATTAACACCTATTTTAAAGACCTCTCTGGCCTCTCATTAGACGCAGTGATTAGCTGTAACAATGCCAGTTTTAGAGAAGCGCTACTTATCACACATCGTGGCTTAAGCGGGCCAGCCATTTTACAAATATCATCCTATTGGCACAAAGGTGATTACATAGAAATCAACCTTTTGCCCGATCTGGATGCAAGTGAATTTTTACTTGATATGCAGCAAAAACGTGGCAAAGCAGAGCTTAAAACCATTCTGGGTGAATTCTTTCCTAAGCGTTTGGCTGAGCGTTTTGCCAATACACTAAGTGCCAAAAAAATAGCAGATACAACCCTGGGTGAAATTAAACAACACGACCTTAAAGCTTTTGGATATTGCTTGAATAATTGGATGCTATCACCCAGTGGTACAGAAGGCATGCGCACGGCTGAGGTTTGTACAGGTGGCGTTGAAACCAACGAGCTATCCTCTAAAACCATGGAATCAAACAAGCACCCAGGCCTTTATTTTATTGGTGAAACGGTTGATGTTACCGGCTGGCTTGGTGGCTATAACTTCCAATGGGCTTGGTCATCAGGCTGGGCTGCAGGACAGGTAGTTTAA
- a CDS encoding TlpA family protein disulfide reductase, with product MKWLLLTIFFLSSIVVADDKIEIELSSGEVILADTFKADGETLYLYLPSERGFGKGHITTAQQLAFDGNDVWVLDLHASYMTPKNRSSVNEFSTDDIVELISLTQDKGFKKLFFITSGRGAQLALKAAYQWQTQHPDNLYLKGHIFHSPHLIKGAPALGTEAEYVNVAKVSNLPIYMILTQYSTKYFRAEEILQALKLGGSSVFVHRLKGVRGGFYMRNEEDLTKLDLKVKADLANIYSQAANLLSTVSPLAPKTLSKRKTTKVSLNFSEPTLKPYKGKQNIALQLKDLNGNTVKLSDYKDKVILLNFWASWCKPCIKEIPSLVRLGEQLKQQDFEIITVNVGESSLEISHFKKHVKFDLPILLDVEGKAVQDWGVYAYPSNFILDKNAIIRYTYRGALEWDSPVIIKTIEKLF from the coding sequence ATGAAATGGCTTCTACTCACAATCTTTTTTTTGTCATCCATCGTTGTTGCTGATGACAAAATAGAAATTGAACTCAGCTCTGGTGAAGTAATCCTAGCAGATACTTTTAAAGCCGATGGTGAGACCTTATATCTATATCTTCCATCTGAGCGCGGTTTTGGTAAAGGTCATATTACAACAGCACAACAGCTGGCTTTTGATGGAAACGATGTTTGGGTGCTTGATTTACATGCCAGCTACATGACGCCTAAGAATCGCAGCAGTGTCAACGAATTCAGTACAGATGATATCGTAGAGTTGATAAGCCTCACGCAAGACAAAGGCTTTAAAAAATTATTCTTTATCACCTCTGGTAGAGGCGCCCAGCTTGCCCTAAAAGCAGCGTATCAATGGCAAACTCAACATCCTGATAACCTTTACCTAAAAGGCCATATTTTCCACTCTCCGCATCTAATAAAAGGCGCACCTGCATTAGGTACTGAGGCAGAATATGTGAACGTTGCTAAAGTCAGCAATCTACCCATTTATATGATTCTAACCCAATACAGCACCAAATATTTCCGTGCTGAAGAGATCTTACAAGCCTTAAAATTGGGCGGCAGTTCAGTATTCGTGCACCGATTAAAAGGCGTGCGTGGTGGGTTTTACATGCGCAATGAAGAGGATCTAACCAAACTAGATCTAAAAGTAAAAGCAGATTTGGCCAATATCTACAGCCAAGCAGCTAACTTACTTTCAACTGTTTCCCCACTTGCACCAAAAACATTATCAAAACGCAAAACTACTAAAGTCAGTCTTAATTTTAGCGAACCAACACTCAAGCCTTATAAGGGTAAACAAAACATTGCTTTACAACTAAAAGATTTAAATGGCAATACAGTGAAACTGAGTGATTATAAAGACAAAGTCATTTTGCTTAATTTTTGGGCAAGTTGGTGCAAGCCTTGTATTAAAGAAATCCCTTCTTTGGTTAGACTTGGTGAGCAACTAAAACAACAAGATTTTGAAATTATCACCGTTAATGTGGGCGAGTCATCTCTCGAAATTAGCCACTTTAAAAAACATGTAAAATTTGATCTACCCATCCTACTAGACGTTGAAGGTAAAGCCGTCCAAGATTGGGGTGTGTATGCGTATCCATCAAATTTTATTTTGGATAAAAACGCCATCATTCGCTACACTTATCGTGGCGCACTAGAATGGGATTCTCCCGTGATTATAAAAACAATCGAAAAACTCTTTTGA
- a CDS encoding MBL fold metallo-hydrolase, protein MSLIFRPLFEKESSTYTYLLADSKTKEAVIIDAVSETKQRDIGLIEELGLTLKYIIETHIHADHITSSCPLKDQFKQAQIVLGDASPVACADILIKDGEQLEFGEFKIKAMTTPGHTSGCMSYAINDKVFTGDALLIRSCGRCDFQGGSAENLYNSIQYLFTLPEETLVYPAHDYGGRTVSSIWEEKAFNEMIGGGVDQAEFVRRVDAMKLSLPAKIHVAVPSNQVCGSRIITE, encoded by the coding sequence ATGAGTTTAATTTTCCGTCCTTTATTTGAAAAAGAAAGCTCAACTTACACATATTTATTGGCCGATTCTAAAACTAAAGAAGCGGTTATTATTGACGCCGTTAGCGAAACCAAACAGCGAGATATTGGCCTAATTGAAGAGCTTGGATTAACGCTTAAATACATTATTGAAACGCATATCCATGCAGACCATATTACCAGCTCATGCCCACTAAAAGACCAATTCAAACAGGCACAAATTGTTCTGGGTGATGCCAGCCCTGTAGCTTGCGCAGATATCTTAATTAAGGATGGCGAGCAATTAGAATTTGGTGAATTTAAAATTAAAGCCATGACTACCCCAGGCCACACCAGTGGTTGCATGTCTTATGCTATTAATGATAAAGTTTTCACCGGAGATGCATTGTTAATCAGAAGCTGTGGACGGTGTGATTTCCAAGGCGGCTCTGCTGAAAATCTATACAACTCGATCCAATATTTATTCACTTTACCAGAGGAAACATTAGTTTATCCAGCACATGATTATGGTGGACGAACAGTCAGCTCGATTTGGGAAGAAAAAGCCTTTAATGAAATGATTGGTGGCGGCGTTGATCAAGCCGAGTTTGTTCGTCGTGTTGATGCAATGAAGCTATCACTTCCAGCAAAAATTCATGTTGCCGTGCCTTCAAACCAAGTCTGTGGATCAAGGATCATTACCGAGTAG
- a CDS encoding YciI family protein, with product MLYAVISQDVENSLEKRMSVRPAHVERLKILQSEGRLILAGPHPAIDNNEPGEAGFTGSLVVAEFECLADAQAWADADPYMSSGAYASVIVKPFKKVLP from the coding sequence ATGCTATATGCTGTTATTTCACAAGATGTAGAAAATTCATTAGAAAAAAGAATGTCAGTGCGTCCCGCACATGTTGAGCGCTTAAAGATTTTACAAAGCGAAGGTCGTTTAATCCTAGCAGGCCCACATCCAGCCATCGACAACAACGAACCTGGCGAAGCAGGGTTTACAGGCTCTCTGGTTGTTGCAGAGTTTGAATGCTTGGCAGACGCACAAGCCTGGGCAGATGCTGATCCATACATGTCATCAGGTGCTTACGCTAGTGTGATTGTTAAGCCATTTAAAAAGGTATTACCATGA
- the dapB gene encoding 4-hydroxy-tetrahydrodipicolinate reductase, protein MIKIAVVGASGRMGQSIIQSIEQSDKTILGVTLDKGDDLNSVIDQFDVLVDFTRPEATLDYLAVCVSAGKSMVIGTTGFDDAGLQMIKDAGTKIPVVFAPNMSVGVNLSLKLLEVAAKVIGEESDIEIVEAHHRHKVDAPSGTALKMGEVVANALGRDLSKCAVYGREGIEEPRDRQTIGFSTIRGGDVVGEHTVSFFMEGERVEITHKASSRMTFANGAIRASAWLQGKPAGLYSMQDILDI, encoded by the coding sequence ATGATAAAAATTGCAGTAGTTGGCGCGTCAGGGCGCATGGGTCAATCCATTATCCAGTCCATTGAACAGTCTGATAAAACCATCCTAGGAGTTACTCTAGATAAGGGGGATGACCTAAACTCTGTGATTGATCAGTTTGATGTTCTGGTTGATTTTACTCGCCCAGAAGCAACCCTTGATTACCTAGCGGTTTGTGTTAGCGCAGGCAAATCCATGGTGATTGGCACAACAGGTTTTGACGATGCTGGCCTACAAATGATTAAAGATGCGGGCACAAAAATCCCCGTGGTTTTTGCACCAAACATGAGTGTGGGCGTAAATTTATCGCTTAAATTACTAGAGGTGGCAGCCAAAGTCATTGGTGAAGAGTCTGATATTGAGATTGTCGAAGCACATCATCGCCATAAAGTTGATGCACCTTCTGGTACCGCACTTAAAATGGGTGAAGTGGTTGCAAATGCCCTAGGTAGAGATTTATCCAAGTGCGCTGTTTATGGCCGTGAAGGAATCGAGGAGCCCCGCGATCGTCAAACCATTGGTTTTTCTACCATTCGAGGTGGCGATGTTGTGGGCGAGCATACGGTTAGCTTTTTTATGGAAGGTGAGCGTGTAGAAATCACTCATAAGGCTTCATCACGCATGACATTTGCCAATGGCGCTATTCGAGCATCAGCTTGGTTACAAGGCAAGCCTGCAGGCTTGTATTCGATGCAAGATATACTAGATATTTAA